The segment CAGTAACATGAACCCTTTAGAGCTGGAGAGCAAGTTAAAAGGCCTCGGATTGGAAGAATCCTTGGTTCTGATCGACAAAGAATTTCCCGGCACTGCCGTTTTTTCAACGAGCTTCGGGCTAGAAGACCAAGCCATTACTCACGCTATATTTTCCCAAAATCTCGGGATTCGCATTTTCACATTAGATACCGGCAGACTTTTTAGCGAAACTTACGAACTACACAAACGAACGAATGGAATGTACGGGAAAAAAATCCTGACCTTCTTTCCGGATACGGAGATTGTAGAAAAACTCGTGAACGAGAAAGGACCCGACTCATTCTATGATTCCATAGAAAATCGTAAGGAATGCTGTCATATCCGTAAAGTGGTTCCTTTGAATCGAGCTTTAGAAGGCGCTAAATTATGGATTACGGGAATTCGAAGCGAACAATCCGGATCTCGCGGAGATTTGCCGAAAGTCGAATTGGATTCCTCGCGTGATATCCTCAAATTCCATCCCATCTTGGATTGGAGCTGGGAAGAGACTAAATCATACGTAGATACTCACCGAATTCCGTATAACCCGCTTCATGATAAAGGTTTTCCAAGCATCGGTTGCGCACCTTGCACTAGAGCGATACTTCCCGGAGAGGATCTTCGAGCCGGTCGCTGGTGGTGGGAAAATGAATCAACCAAAGAATGCGGATTACATTGGGTCGACGGAAAACTCGTACGTAAAAAAGGATCGCAAGTATGACAACGCGGACTCGCTTAACGCATCTACAACAGTTAGAAGCGGAATCGATTTATATACTTAGGGAAGTTGCCGCCCAATTCGAGAGGCCGGCACTATTATTTTCCGGCGGAAAGGATTCTATCACACTGGTACATCTAGCCTTAAAAGCCTTTCGACCAGGGAAGTTTCCGTTTCCGTTAGTGCATATAGATACCGGGCATAATTTTCAGGAAGCATTAGATTTTCGTGATAGACTGGCCGAAAAAACCGGAGAGAAGTTAATCGTACGTTATGTCCAGGATTCCATCGACCAAGGAAAGGCGGTGGAAGAAAAAGGTAAATTTCCGAGTCGTAACGGCATTCAGACTGTAACTCTACTCGATACGATTGCCGAATTCAAATTCGACGCGTGTATCGGTGGAGCGAGAAGAGACGAGGAAAAGGCGAGAGCTAAAGAACGGGTTTTTTCCGTAAGAGACGAGTTTGGCGGTTGGGACCCGAAATTACAACGTCCCGAACTTTGGAATATATACAACGGTAAAATACATGTAGGTGAAAACGTTCGCGTTTTCCCCATAAGCAATTGGACCGAACTTGACGTTTGGGAATATATCAAAACCGAAAACATGGAACTTCCCTCGCTTTACTTCTCGCATAAACGGGAAATCGTATGGAGAGAAAATTTGATTTTCCCAGTTTCAAAATTCATCAATTTGGATTCGAACGATAAGGTTGAAGAACGAACCGTCCGGTTTCGGACAGTCGGAGATATGACCTGTACGGCAGCCGTGGAATCGGAGGCAAATTCGCTAGAGGATATCATTCGCGAAATACAAACCTCCCGTACGACGGAACGAGGCTCCCGTTTGGATGATCGAAGATCCGAAGCGGCTATGGAAGAACGTAAGCGCGGAGGTTATTTCTGATGGATTTATTACGTTTTATTACTGCAGGAAGTGTAGATGACGGAAAGTCTACATTGATCGGAAGACTTCTCTACGACAGCAAATCAGTTTTCCAAGATCAGTTGGAAGCGATCGAGAGAGCCGGCCAGGTGAATGGTCAGGTAAACCTTGCTCTTTTAACGGACGGCTTAAAAGCGGAAAGAGAACAAGGAATAACGATAGACGTCGCTTATAAATACTTTTCCACGCCTAAAAGGAAATTCATTATTGCGGACGCTCCCGGGCATGTTCAGTACACACGAAATATGGTTACCGGCGCTTCGAACGTCGATCTAGCGATCATACTTGTGGATGCAAGAAAGGGTGTGATCGAACAAACCTATCGACATTCATACATAGTTTCATTGCTACGAATTCCGTACCTTGTGGTTTGCATTAATAAAATGGATTTAGTAGGCTTCTCACAAGAGAGATTCGAGGAAATCAGAGCCGCTTACCAAAAATTTGCGGCCGAATTGGGTATTAAAGAAATAGAATTCATTCCTATTTCTGCGCTTAACGGAGATAATGTGGTAGAACCGTCTCTCGATATGTCTTGGTGGAAAGGTAAAACCTTACTGGGATATTTGGAAGAAATCGATATCGATTCCGATGAGAGTAAGCACGAAGCGAGATTTCCGGTTCAGTACGTAATTCGTCCGCAAACCGAAGAGTATCACGACTATAGAGGCTATGCTGGCCAGATCAGGAGCGGACTTTTTAAGAAAGGCGACGAGATCGTAGTTCTACCGAACGGCTTGCGATCTAGAATTAAATCCATCGATACTTATGAAGGAAGCGTCAACGAGGCGTTTGCTCCCATGTCCGTTACAATCCTGCTGGAAGACGAAATAGATATAGGGCGCGGAGATATGATCGTATTAACCGGTTCTCTTCCTTCCGTTTCCCAGGATTTGGATGCCGATGTTTGCTGGATGGATACGAAAGCTCTTCTACCCGGAAATAAGTATCTATTAAGGCAAACGACCGGATCAGTAAAGGCGGCCGTCAGAGAGATCTCCTTTAGGATAGAAACCCA is part of the Leptospira broomii serovar Hurstbridge str. 5399 genome and harbors:
- a CDS encoding phosphoadenylyl-sulfate reductase, coding for MNPLELESKLKGLGLEESLVLIDKEFPGTAVFSTSFGLEDQAITHAIFSQNLGIRIFTLDTGRLFSETYELHKRTNGMYGKKILTFFPDTEIVEKLVNEKGPDSFYDSIENRKECCHIRKVVPLNRALEGAKLWITGIRSEQSGSRGDLPKVELDSSRDILKFHPILDWSWEETKSYVDTHRIPYNPLHDKGFPSIGCAPCTRAILPGEDLRAGRWWWENESTKECGLHWVDGKLVRKKGSQV
- the cysD gene encoding sulfate adenylyltransferase subunit CysD, which codes for MTTRTRLTHLQQLEAESIYILREVAAQFERPALLFSGGKDSITLVHLALKAFRPGKFPFPLVHIDTGHNFQEALDFRDRLAEKTGEKLIVRYVQDSIDQGKAVEEKGKFPSRNGIQTVTLLDTIAEFKFDACIGGARRDEEKARAKERVFSVRDEFGGWDPKLQRPELWNIYNGKIHVGENVRVFPISNWTELDVWEYIKTENMELPSLYFSHKREIVWRENLIFPVSKFINLDSNDKVEERTVRFRTVGDMTCTAAVESEANSLEDIIREIQTSRTTERGSRLDDRRSEAAMEERKRGGYF
- a CDS encoding sulfate adenylyltransferase subunit 1, whose product is MDLLRFITAGSVDDGKSTLIGRLLYDSKSVFQDQLEAIERAGQVNGQVNLALLTDGLKAEREQGITIDVAYKYFSTPKRKFIIADAPGHVQYTRNMVTGASNVDLAIILVDARKGVIEQTYRHSYIVSLLRIPYLVVCINKMDLVGFSQERFEEIRAAYQKFAAELGIKEIEFIPISALNGDNVVEPSLDMSWWKGKTLLGYLEEIDIDSDESKHEARFPVQYVIRPQTEEYHDYRGYAGQIRSGLFKKGDEIVVLPNGLRSRIKSIDTYEGSVNEAFAPMSVTILLEDEIDIGRGDMIVLTGSLPSVSQDLDADVCWMDTKALLPGNKYLLRQTTGSVKAAVREISFRIETQTHEKLDASQLSLNEIGRIRIRTAKPIAFDEYSKNRGTGSFVLVDEGTNNTVGAGMIVGIPQ